From a region of the Lactuca sativa cultivar Salinas chromosome 4, Lsat_Salinas_v11, whole genome shotgun sequence genome:
- the LOC111919175 gene encoding cytochrome P450 77A2, whose protein sequence is MEILEILFAIVTCSLFCCLWWTHKSTTSRRQKTLPPGPPGWPIVGNLFQVILQKRQFMHVVGDLRKKYGPIFTLQMGQRTLVIVTSSDLIHEALVQKGSNFASRPPDSPIRLLFSVGKCAINSAEYGPLWRTLRRNFVTELINPTRIRQCSWIRKWAIEEHMKTLESENSQHGFIEVMNTCRLTICSILICLCFGARFSKEKLKNIESIVKDVMIISMPKLPDLLPVLLPLFRRQLVAAKELRKRQMECMVPIIRARREFLEKSEDNMKTPTVNDLKVDDLEMVSPPGAAYIDSLYNLQPPSRGMLGEEELVTLVTEVILAGTDTSATTIEWAMFHLVTNQEIQEKLYKEIVGKVGVNGVIEESDVENMEYLDAVVKETFRRRPPGHFTLSHAATQPTELGGYVIPTGVNVEFYTAWLTQDPDAWEDPEEFRPERFLEGGEGASVDITGMKGVKMLPFGTGRRICPAWSLGTLHINMMLARMIHAFKWVPVPGNPPDPTETFVFTVVMKNPLKAMIMPRQKS, encoded by the coding sequence atGGAAATTCTTGAAATCCTTTTCGCCATTGTCACATGCAGTCTCTTTTGTTGTTTGTGGTGGACACACAAGTCCACGACCTCCCGTAGGCAGAAAACCCTCCCACCAGGGCCACCAGGTTGGCCGATTGTTGGCAACCTGTTTCAAGTCATCCTTCAAAAACGTCAGTTCATGCATGTCGTAGGTGACTTGCGTAAGAAGTATGGTCCGATCTTCACCTTGCAAATGGGCCAACGTACCTTAGTCATCGTCACAAGCTCAGATCTCATCCATGAAGCCCTTGTCCAAAAGGGTTCAAATTTCGCTAGCAGGCCACCAGACTCCCCTATCCGACTACTCTTTAGTGTTGGGAAATGTGCCATCAACTCAGCGGAGTATGGCCCTCTCTGGCGCACCCTGAGACGTAACTTTGTAACCGAGTTGATCAACCCAACCCGGATCCGACAATGCAGTTGGATCAGGAAATGGGCCATTGAAGAACACATGAAAACACTAGAATCTGAAAACTCACAACATGGGTTCATAGAGGTGATGAATACTTGTCGACTCACAATTTGTAGCATTTTGATATGTTTGTGTTTTGGTGCAAGATTTTCAAAGGAAAAGCTAAAGAACATAGAAAGCATAGTCAAAGATGTGATGATCATCTCCATGCCAAAGCTGCCGGATTTATTGCCTGTGCTCCTCCCACTCTTCCGACGTCAACTGGTGGCTGCTAAGGAGCTACGAAAGAGACAGATGGAGTGTATGGTTCCAATAATAAGGGCAAGAAGAGAATTTCTTGAGAAAAGTGAAGATAACATGAAAACCCCTACTGTAAACGACCTAAAAGTGGATGATTTGGAGATGGTGAGTCCTCCTGGTGCTGCGTACATTGACTCACTTTACAATCTTCAACCACCAAGTCGGGGGATGTTAGGGGAGGAGGAGCTCGTAACACTTGTGACTGAAGTCATTCTCGCCGGAACAGACACCAGCGCCACCACAATCGAGTGGGCTATGTTTCATTTGGTGACGAATCAAGAAATCCAAGAAAAGCTTTACAAGGAAATAGTCGGAAAAGTTGGTGTAAATGGGGTGATTGAAGAGAGTGATGTGGAGAACATGGAGTATCTAGATGCGGTGGTGAAAGAGACTTTCCGTCGACGTCCACCTGGCCACTTCACACTTTCACACGCGGCCACTCAGCCGACGGAGCTCGGTGGGTACGTAATTCCGACGGGCGTGAACGTGGAGTTCTACACAGCCTGGTTGACTCAGGATCCAGATGCATGGGAAGATCCGGAGGAGTTTCGGCCGGAGAGATTCTTGGAGGGCGGAGAAGGGGCAAGCGTGGACATTACAGGGATGAAGGGAGTGAAGATGCTACCGTTCGGTACTGGACGGAGGATTTGTCCGGCGTGGAGTTTGGGTACGTTGCATATTAACATGATGCTAGCAAGAATGATTCATGCATTCAAGTGGGTCCCGGTTCCGGGTAACCCACCCGACCCgactgaaacttttgtttttacgGTAGTCATGAAGAATCCTCTCAAGGCAATGATTATGCCAAGGCAAAAATCTTGA